GCGTGGCGTTCCCGTCGGCGATCACGTTGCTGCCGGCGCTCATCAGTGTATTCAAGCCCAAGGGCGAAGCGAGTCCGCCGGGGTTTCGCAGCCTCGGGCCGGTCGACGAATTCACCGAGAAGCATCGCAAGCCGTTGCTTTACGGCACGCTGGCGTTGGTCGTTGCCGGGCTGCCGCTGCTCGCGCATCTGCATTTCGACTTCAATCCACTGCATTTGAAGGACCCGCACACGGAGTCGATGGCAACGCTCATCGATCTGTCGAATTCGCCTGAAGCGGGCGTGAACGACGTGCAGTGGCTTGCACCGGACCTCGCCGCGGCCGACGCCGAAGCCGCCAGGCTTCGCGCCGTCCCGGAGGTGGGCCGTGTCGTGACGCTCACGACCTTCCTTCCCTCCGACCAGCCGGCCAAGCTGGCGATGATCGCCACCTCGGCGAAATCGTTGCTGCCGGTGCTCACGCAAACGCCGCTCGCCCCGGTGCCCGATGCGACGCGCGTCTCCGCGCTCAAGACGGCGGCGGGCCAACTGGAAGACGCGGCCCTCGACTATCCGGGCGAAGGCGCGAAGCAGGCGCAACGTCTTGCCGCGGCGCTGCGTAAGCTTGCGGCGGCGGATTCCGCCACGCGCGATCGCGCCGAGCGCGCGTTTGCCGGCCCGCTGAAGCTGGTGCTCGGCCAATTGCGCGACGCACTGCAACCGCAGCGGGTGACGCGCGAGTCGCTGCCGAAGGACATTGCCTCCCAATGGGTGGCCGCCGACGGACGCGCGCTCGTGAACATTTCCCCGCGTGTGGCGAAGGGCGCGGATCCAAGCGACGACGTGATGCTGCGCAAGTTCACCGAGGCCGTATTGCGCACGACGCCGGACGCGGTCGGCGGTCCGATCTCCATCCTGCGCTCGGCCAACACCATCATCCGGGCATTCATCGAAGCCGGCGTGTGGGCGTTGCTGTCGATCACCGTGCTGCTGTGGCTCGCGTTGCGCAATTTCGGCGACGTGCTGCGAACGCTCGTGCCGCTGCTGGTCTCGGCGGCCGTGACGCTCGAAGTGACGGTGCTGATCGGCTTGCCGCTGAACTTCGCGAACATCATCGCGCTGCCGTTGCTGCTGGGCGTGGGCGTGGCGTTCAAGATCTACTACGTGATCGCCTGGCGTCACGGTCAATATCGTTTGCTGGCTTCCGGGCTGACGCAGGCGATCGTGCTGTCCGCGGCGACGACCGGGATTGCGTTCGGCAGTCTGTGGCTGTCGCATCATCCGGGCACATCGAGCATGGGCAAGCTGTTGGCCCTGTCGCTCGTCTGCACGCTGATCGGCGCGGTGTTCTTCCAGCAGGTACTCATGGGCAAGCCGAAGACGCACGAGGACGAGGGGGCGATGCCGCCAAAACAGCCCTGACGTCCGGCATGGCGCGCGGGCAACAAAAAAACGGCACCGGGAGGTGCCGTCTTGCTTTCCTGCCCCGCTGGAGGACCGGATGACTTACACGGACTCGACCTTGCCTCCCAGCCGCTCGGCCATTGCGCGGCGAATCGAGGCGGTGATACCCGATGCGTCGAGACCGACGGACGCCAGTTGTTGCGCGGGTGTGCCCTGATCGATGTACGTGTCGGGCAATCCCAGTTGCAGCACCGGAATCGCAACCCCGTTCGCGTTGAGCGCTTCGATGCATGCCGTGCCCGCACCGCCCATCACGGCACCTTCTTCCAGCGTGACGATCAGGTCATGCGTACGCGCCATGTCGAGCACCGTCGCTTCGTCGAGCGGCTTCACGAACCGCATGTTGACCACACTGGCGTCGAATTCGTCGGCGATCTGCTCGGCCAGCGCCACCATCGAGCCGAACGCGAGCATCGCCACGCGGCGCCCGGCGGGGGCGGTGCTCTGGCGGCGCGTCTGCGCATGCCCCACGGGCAGCGTCGACAGACCGGCTTCGGTCGCCACGCCCGGACCCGTGCCGCGCGGATAGCGCACCGCACTGGGACCGTCGATGCCAAGCGCCGTTTGCAACATCAGACGGCATTCGTTCTCGTCGGCCGGCGCCATCACCACCATGTTCGGAATGCAGCGCAGGTAGGCCATGTCGTAGGCGCCCGCATGCGTCGCCCCGTCGGCGCCCACCAGACCGCCGCGGTCGATGGCCAAAAGCACCGGCAGATTCTGCAAGGCGACATCGTGAATCAGCTGATCGTAGCCGCGTTGCAGGAACGTCGAATAGATCGCGACGACAGGCCGCAGGCCTTCGGTTGCCAGGCCGCCCGCGAAAGTCACCGCGTGTTGCTCGGCGATGCCGACGTCGTAATAGCGCTCCGGAAAACGCTTCTCGAACTCCACCAACCCGGAGCCCTCGCGCATCGCCGGCGTGATGCCGACGACACGCTTGTCCGCCGCTGCCGCATCGCACAGCCATTGCCCGAACACCTGCGTATAAGTCTTGGCCGAGACGGTGCCCGGTGCGGCCGGACGAATGCCTTCGCTGGGATTGAATTTGCCCGGGCCGTGATACAGCACCGGATCGGCTTCGGCAAGCTTGTAGCCGCGGCCCTTGCGCGTGACGACGTGCAGGAACTGCGGCCCCCTGAGCGCCTTGATGTTCTCCAGTGCGGGAATCAGGGCGTCGAGATCGTGCCCGTCGATGGGGCCGAGATAATTGAAGCCGAACTCCTCGAACATCGTGCCCGTCGGCGAGACGATGGCCTTGGCGTGTTCTTCGAGCTTGTGGGCGAGTTCGCGCATCGGCGCCGGGGCGTTGCGCAGCAGATTGCGCACGCTTTCCTTGCCCGCCGAGTAGAACTGGCCGGACATCAGCCGCGTGAGGTACTGGTTGAGCGCGCCCACCGGCGGTGAGATCGACATGTCGTTGTCGTTGAGCACGACGAGAAACGGCAGATCGTCATACACCCCGGCATTGTTCAGGGCTTCGAACGCTTCGCCCGCGGTCATCGCGCCATCGCCGATCACGGCAATCGCGTGACGCTTCTCACCCTTGACCTTGCTCGCCAGCGCCATGCCTAGTGCCGCCGAGATCGACGTGCTCGAATGCGCTGTGCCGAACGTGTCGTACGGCGACTCGTCGCGCTTCGGAAACCCCGACAGGCCTTGCCACTGACGCAGCGTCGGCATGGCCTCACGCCGCCCCGTCAGGATCTTGTGCGGGTAGGTCTGGTGACCCACGTCCCACACGATCCGGTCGTTGGGCGTATCGAAGACGTAGTGCAGGGCAATCGTCAGTTCGACGGTGCCCAGATTCGACGACAGATGCCCGCCCGTGCGCGAGACGTTCTCGAGCACGCAGGCGCGCAGCTCGTCGGCCACGCGTCGCAGTTCGGCGCGCGAGAGGGCGCGCAATTCGGCCGGGGATGGGATGCTGGCTAACAAATCGGTCATGGCTGAACGTCCGTCCCCGGGGCTTAGTTCACCAGTCTGGCGAAGGAAGCCAGCAGGCGATCGATGTCGGCCGCGCTGAGATTGCCCATCGTCGAGATGCGGAACAGTTCCTTCGACAGGCCGCCCTGACCGGCATAAATCACAAAGCCGTCGGCCTTGAGCCAGTCGTGCAGACGCGGGTAGTCGACGCCCGCCGGCAGCTTGTACGCGCGCAACACGACCGAGGATTCCCCCGGCGGCAACACGCTGTCGATACCGAGCGCGGCCAGGCCGGCACGCGCCTGCTCGGCGAGCGCGCCGTAGTGGGCGTGGCGCTTTTGCCAACCGCCCGCATCCTCGAGCTCGCGCAGCGCTTCGACCAGTGCGTAGTACGCTTGCACGGACGGCGTGAACGGTGTGTTGCGCTCGGCTTGCAGCTTTGCCAGGCGCGCAATGTCGAGGTAGTACGTACGGCTGTGGGCCTTGGCGAGCGCGTCCCTGCGCACCAGCACGAAAGACACGCCCGGCACGCCATGTACGCATTTGTTGGCCGTCGCGGCGACCGCGACGATGCCCGAGTCGTCGAAGTCGATGGCTTCGGCGGCAAAACTGCTCACACCGTCGACCAGCAGATCGATGCCGCGCTCGCGGCAAACGCGGGAAATGCCGCTCAGATCGTTCAAACGGCCCGTCGTCGTTTCGTGATGAATGATCGCCACGTTCGTGTACGGGCGATCCCCGGCGGCGTCGAGCTTCGCGACGATCTGCGCCAGATCCGGGGCCTGCATCCATTCGAAGTGAATGACGTCGTGATCGACGCGATATTGCTTGGCGATCTGCGAAATACGCTCACCGTACACACCGTTCTCGACGATCAGCAGGCGGCCGTTTTCCGGCACGAGACCCGCGGTCATGCTCTCGACGGCAGCCGTGCCCGAGCCGGTCATCAGCACCGGTGTCCACACAGCCGGATCGAGGCCGTAGACGGCCGTCAGGCGTGCGCGAGCTTCGTCCTGCAAGTCGAAAAACTCGGGTTCTCGGTGGCACAGATCGGGTTGCAGCAGACTTTTGCGAACACGCTCGGTCAGGGTAACGGGGCCCGGGTTCAGTAACAGCATGGCGAAGCTTCCTCGGCAGATGTCGTGCGAATAAGGGGGGGACGCTCAGGCCGATACCTGTGCGCGTCGTGCAATATGGTTTATCAGGCGCGACTTGACCGCTTCCGGTGTGACCTTCGGCCGCGGCAATCCGTCCGGCGTGCCCGGGCGCGTGCTCAGGCAGGCGAAGCGCGGGCCGTCGTTCAGGCTGGCGCTGCTGCCATCGAACAGTTGCTCGATGACCTCCAGCGTATCGCCTTCGAGCGCCAGCGCGTAACCGCTCGCGGCGGCGATGCCCGCGAAGGACACCGTCGGCGATACCGTCGCCTGTGCGCCGGTCGAGTCGTGCGAGGCGTTGTCGAGCAAAAGATGCACGAGGTTCGACGGGCCGTAAGCGCCCAGCGTGGCAAAGGCGCCCATACGCATGAGCGCCGCACCGTCGCCATCGAGTGCCACCACACGAAGATCGGGACGTGCCAGGGCAAGACCCAGCGCGAGGGTTGTGACGCAACCCATCGAGCCGACCATGTAGAGCTGGTTGGCGCGATCGTCGAGGGCGTACAGTTCACGGCCGCAGAAGCCGGTCGACGCCAGCACCACGGTGCTGTCCAGCGGTGTGTGGGCGATCACGCGGGAGAGGGCGTCGCGACGTGTCGGCATCTCCGACGGTGCCACGCCCTTCGTGACGGAGACGGGCGCGGGCTGCGCCGGTCGCGCCGGACGCTCGCCGGGCTGCAACGGGAACGGCGCCACGCTGCCCTTTTGCATCACGAGCGCGTAAGGGCGGCCGGTTTCGTCCATATGCCGTACGGCACGCGCGAGCGCCGGGCCGATGGCTTCGGGCGAGGTCGGGAACAACTCCCACGGCACTTCCATCAGGTCGAGCATGGCCGGCGTGATCGGACCCATGAGCGCGTGCTGCGGCTCATCGGTGATGCCCGGCTGGCCGCGCCATGTCACGATCAGCAATTGCGGCAGACGGAACGTCCAGGTCAGCGACGTGAGCGGGCTCACCGCGTTGCCAAGGCCCGAGTTCTGCATCATCGTGACGGCACGTGCGCCACGGCCTTCTCCGAGGGTCGCACCGGCCGCAATGGCAACCGCATCGCCCTCGTTGGCCGCCGACAGGTAATGCAGCGTGGGGTCTTGCAGCACGTAGTTGATGAACGGCGTGAGAAACGAGCATGGCACGCCGGTGTACCACGTAAAGCCGTGCCGGCGCGCGGCCTCGACAAACTGTCCTGCCTCAATCACCATGCGTCTCCGAAGCGGCGGCGGACAGCGGCGTCTGGCCATGAGCGAAGTCGGCCGCGCGGCGGAATTCGTCCATGTCGTTCACACCGCGCCAGTGACCGTGTACGTACTGCACTTCGATCCGGGCGCCGTCGGCGGCCAGTGCGTTGATGAGTTCCGGCATGCCGAGCCGGTCGAAGTCGGGGCGCGTTTGCAGCGCGGCGAAAACACGTTGCAATTGCGCACGGCCGGCGTCGCCGCGCACGCCCAGCAGACCGATCCAGCGGCCGTTCGGGGTACGCCCGGCATCCGGGGCTTCGCCGCTGATTTTCTCGAGCAGCACCTGCTGCCCGAACAGACCGCGGTCGTCGCCCGCCGAGCAATACGCGAAGTCGCGCACGCTGGCGTTGGCCGCATTGGCCGCATTGGCCGC
This is a stretch of genomic DNA from Pandoraea faecigallinarum. It encodes these proteins:
- a CDS encoding MMPL family transporter, which produces MLTSLVVRIVRFSAKHAYPVIFASLLLVVASCVYVAKHFAINTDISSLIDLNTPAAERGREIDRAFPQKTDLTLAVVQAPAAEFADRAAAELAKRLETETDVFRSVSRPGAGDFFAHNALLFASTDDVRSLTGKLEDARPLLNRLAQDPSLAGLSNLLSVTLQTPLLTGQVKLADMTRLLENAAQTSEAVLANRPAGMSWRALAAPDTVARSYVQVQPVLDYAALEAGANAATRIRDAVADLKLAERYGATVRLTGPRPLSDEEFASVREDAGPNAAITLLAVLVVLWLAVRSGKMILAVFITLLAGLAVTFALGLMMVGALNMISVAFAVLFVGIGVDFGIQFGVRYREERHRLEHGEATPADDVLRGALAGAGKAIAMPLSLAAAATAASFFSFLPTDYRGVSELGLIAGVGILCVAFPSAITLLPALISVFKPKGEASPPGFRSLGPVDEFTEKHRKPLLYGTLALVVAGLPLLAHLHFDFNPLHLKDPHTESMATLIDLSNSPEAGVNDVQWLAPDLAAADAEAARLRAVPEVGRVVTLTTFLPSDQPAKLAMIATSAKSLLPVLTQTPLAPVPDATRVSALKTAAGQLEDAALDYPGEGAKQAQRLAAALRKLAAADSATRDRAERAFAGPLKLVLGQLRDALQPQRVTRESLPKDIASQWVAADGRALVNISPRVAKGADPSDDVMLRKFTEAVLRTTPDAVGGPISILRSANTIIRAFIEAGVWALLSITVLLWLALRNFGDVLRTLVPLLVSAAVTLEVTVLIGLPLNFANIIALPLLLGVGVAFKIYYVIAWRHGQYRLLASGLTQAIVLSAATTGIAFGSLWLSHHPGTSSMGKLLALSLVCTLIGAVFFQQVLMGKPKTHEDEGAMPPKQP
- the dxs gene encoding 1-deoxy-D-xylulose-5-phosphate synthase; amino-acid sequence: MTDLLASIPSPAELRALSRAELRRVADELRACVLENVSRTGGHLSSNLGTVELTIALHYVFDTPNDRIVWDVGHQTYPHKILTGRREAMPTLRQWQGLSGFPKRDESPYDTFGTAHSSTSISAALGMALASKVKGEKRHAIAVIGDGAMTAGEAFEALNNAGVYDDLPFLVVLNDNDMSISPPVGALNQYLTRLMSGQFYSAGKESVRNLLRNAPAPMRELAHKLEEHAKAIVSPTGTMFEEFGFNYLGPIDGHDLDALIPALENIKALRGPQFLHVVTRKGRGYKLAEADPVLYHGPGKFNPSEGIRPAAPGTVSAKTYTQVFGQWLCDAAAADKRVVGITPAMREGSGLVEFEKRFPERYYDVGIAEQHAVTFAGGLATEGLRPVVAIYSTFLQRGYDQLIHDVALQNLPVLLAIDRGGLVGADGATHAGAYDMAYLRCIPNMVVMAPADENECRLMLQTALGIDGPSAVRYPRGTGPGVATEAGLSTLPVGHAQTRRQSTAPAGRRVAMLAFGSMVALAEQIADEFDASVVNMRFVKPLDEATVLDMARTHDLIVTLEEGAVMGGAGTACIEALNANGVAIPVLQLGLPDTYIDQGTPAQQLASVGLDASGITASIRRAMAERLGGKVESV
- a CDS encoding 2-aminoethylphosphonate aminotransferase → MLLLNPGPVTLTERVRKSLLQPDLCHREPEFFDLQDEARARLTAVYGLDPAVWTPVLMTGSGTAAVESMTAGLVPENGRLLIVENGVYGERISQIAKQYRVDHDVIHFEWMQAPDLAQIVAKLDAAGDRPYTNVAIIHHETTTGRLNDLSGISRVCRERGIDLLVDGVSSFAAEAIDFDDSGIVAVAATANKCVHGVPGVSFVLVRRDALAKAHSRTYYLDIARLAKLQAERNTPFTPSVQAYYALVEALRELEDAGGWQKRHAHYGALAEQARAGLAALGIDSVLPPGESSVVLRAYKLPAGVDYPRLHDWLKADGFVIYAGQGGLSKELFRISTMGNLSAADIDRLLASFARLVN
- the aepY gene encoding phosphonopyruvate decarboxylase, whose amino-acid sequence is MIEAGQFVEAARRHGFTWYTGVPCSFLTPFINYVLQDPTLHYLSAANEGDAVAIAAGATLGEGRGARAVTMMQNSGLGNAVSPLTSLTWTFRLPQLLIVTWRGQPGITDEPQHALMGPITPAMLDLMEVPWELFPTSPEAIGPALARAVRHMDETGRPYALVMQKGSVAPFPLQPGERPARPAQPAPVSVTKGVAPSEMPTRRDALSRVIAHTPLDSTVVLASTGFCGRELYALDDRANQLYMVGSMGCVTTLALGLALARPDLRVVALDGDGAALMRMGAFATLGAYGPSNLVHLLLDNASHDSTGAQATVSPTVSFAGIAAASGYALALEGDTLEVIEQLFDGSSASLNDGPRFACLSTRPGTPDGLPRPKVTPEAVKSRLINHIARRAQVSA